In Bactrocera oleae isolate idBacOlea1 chromosome 5, idBacOlea1, whole genome shotgun sequence, a genomic segment contains:
- the LOC106617174 gene encoding retinol dehydrogenase 13, whose translation MWLLRKCVQGPSYCKKTRIDGKVVIVTGCNTGIGKETAMELARRGGRIYMACRDAARCEAARLEIIERTQNQNVFNRTLDLASLSSVRQFSERFLAEEQRLDILINNAGIMATPRKLTVDGFEQQFGVNHLGHFLLTNLLLERLKSSAPSRIVVVSSAAYICGRINKDDLNSEKHYSKFLGAYCQSKLANILFTRKLAEMLRNTGVTVNCVHPGIVRTELGRYSISTHWFNAIWLRIFGCFVKTPKAGAQTTLRVALDPALEKCSGDFYADSTSLPLLPKAKDKEMAEWLWKESEKLVGLQGTTNAVQTIVVDQ comes from the coding sequence ATGTGGCTGCTACGCAAGTGCGTACAGGGGCCTTCTTACTGCAAGAAGACACGCATCGACGGTAAAGTAGTGATTGTGACAGGCTGTAATACGGGCATAGGTAAGGAGACTGCCATGGAGCTGGCACGCAGAGGTGGACGCATTTACATGGCTTGTCGCGATGCTGCGCGTTGTGAGGCCGCACGCTTAGAAATCATTGAACGCACACAAAATCAAAACGTCTTCAATCGCACACTGGACTTGGCCTCATTGTCGTCGGTGCGCCAATTTTCCGAACGTTTTCTAGCAGAGGAACAACGTCTGGATATTCTTATAAATAATGCCGGCATAATGGCCACACCACGCAAGCTTACCGTCGACGGCTTCGAACAGCAGTTTGGTGTGAATCACTTGGGTCACTTCTTGTTAACAAATTTACTGTTAGAACGCCTAAAGTCTAGCGCACCCAGTCGCATTGTAGTGGTAAGTTCAGCGGCCTACATCTGCGGACGCATCAACAAAGACGATTTGAATAGTGAGAAGCACTATTCGAAATTCCTGGGCGCCTACTGCCAAAGCAAGTTGGCCAATATTCTGTTCACACGAAAGTTGGCAGAAATGCTTAGGAATACCGGCGTAACCGTCAACTGCGTTCATCCCGGTATAGTGCGCACTGAATTGGGTCGCTATAGCATTTCTACGCACTGGTTCAATGCAATTTGGTTGCGCATATTTGGCTGCTTCGTCAAAACGCCTAAAGCCGGTGCGCAGACAACATTGCGTGTAGCATTGGATCCGGCGCTAGAGAAGTGCAGTGGTGACTTCTACGCAGACTCGACAAGCTTGCCTTTGCTGCCGAAAGCCAAAGACAAAGAGATGGCGGAATGGTTATGGAAAGAGAGCGAAAAGTTAGTCGGCTTACAGGGCACAACGAATGCGGTGCAAACAATAGTAGTGGATCAATGA
- the LOC106617211 gene encoding uncharacterized protein — MAFMVPVMKNNYDIYKDSRSRKTSECSTTSSNGGAPTLSSAMGVPANGRVRKVSECKSESFATSPSHTYRMQMQRCQSSRAFPRNASRTSHSSAAGALSPTRSFSQASSPPKTINTTESQNDITKFHLRLVDKLRKSFRKDSAKRS; from the coding sequence ATGGCTTTTATGGTGCCTGTCATGAAGAATAACTACGATATCTATAAGGATAGTCGTTCACGCAAAACATCGGAGTGCTCCACCACCAGTTCGAATGGTGGCGCCCCCACATTGTCTTCTGCCATGGGTGTGCCGGCCAATGGACGTGTTCGCAAAGTGTCTGAATGCAAGTCCGAGAGCTTTGCCACATCACCTTCGCACACCTATCGCATGCAGATGCAGCGCTGTCAGTCATCGCGCGCCTTTCCCCGTAACGCATCGCGTACCTCGCACTCGTCTGCCGCTGGTGCTCTTTCGCCTACACGTTCCTTCAGCCAGGCCTCCAGCCCGCCCAAGACAATAAATACAACGGAAAGCCAAAACGATATTACGAAATTTCATTTACGTTTGGTCGATAAGCTACGCAAGTCCTTTCGCAAGGACAGTGCTAAGCGTTCATGA
- the LOC118682788 gene encoding retinol dehydrogenase 12 encodes MTEELVLKTPSRHSPKTLCFHGAWAWIIQIFLIAFLIVAILYILRKIKQGPYYRKRNRIDDKVVIITGCNGGIGKEIALELARRGARIYMACRDAASCEVTRLDIIDRTGNQQIYNRTLDLASLESVRQFAARFNAEEQRLDILVNNAGVMAIRRALTADGFECHFGVNHLGHFLLTNLLLERLKAAAPSRVVVMSSFMHLFGRINKDDLNSELRYAKIFGSYSNSKLANILFSRKLAKILDGTSVTVNSCNPGMVYSKLMLNDQKPAWMWYMIYKLYGLVARTPRAGAQTALRLALDPSLERSTGGYYSYYIRWPLPPWATDKKMADWLWRESERLVGLSRTERIETIAV; translated from the coding sequence ATGACCGAGGAGCTTGTGTTGAAAACACCTTCGAGGCATTCACCAAAAACATTATGTTTCCACGGTGCTTGGGCTTGGATCATACAAATATTCCTTATCGCATTCCTCATTGTTGccatattgtatattttgcGCAAAATCAAACAAGGTCCATACTACCGCAAGCGCAATCGCATCGACGACAAGGTCGTCATTATCACTGGCTGCAATGGTGGTATTGGCAAAGAGATCGCGCTGGAGCTTGCGCGGCGTGGCGCCCGCATTTATATGGCCTGCCGCGATGCTGCGAGTTGCGAGGTCACCCGACTGGATATTATTGACCGCACTGGCAATCAGCAAATCTACAACCGCACCCTGGATCTGGCTTCTTTGGAGTCGGTGCGTCAATTTGCAGCGCGTTTCAACGCGGAAGAACAACGACTGGACATTTTAGTGAACAACGCAGGTGTTATGGCTATACGACGCGCACTCACCGCCGACGGTTTTGAGTGCCACTTTGGCGTCAACCATTTAGGACATTTCTTACTCACTAATCTACTGCTTGAACGTCTGAAGGCAGCCGCGCCGAGTCGTGTGGTCGTAATGAGCTCCTTCATGCATCTCTTCGGACGTATTAACAAAGACGACTTGAACAGTGAGCTGCGTTATGCGAAGATCTTCGGCTCTTATAGTAACAGTAAGTTAGCAAACATACTCTTCTCGCGAAAGTTGGCGAAAATATTGGACGGTACTAGCGTAACAGTAAATTCTTGCAACCCCGGAATGGTGTATAGCAAATTAATGTTGAACGACCAAAAACCAGCTTGGATGTGGTATATGATCTACAAGCTTTACGGACTAGTCGCTCGCACACCCCGAGCAGGTGCACAAACCGCGCTACGTCTAGCGCTTGATCCGAGCTTGGAACGTTCGACAGGCGGCTACTACTCTTACTACATACGATGGCCGCTACCACCGTGGGCCACCGACAAAAAGATGGCTGACTGGTTGTGGCGTGAGAGCGAACGGTTGGTTGGGTTAAGCAGAACCGAACGCATCGAGACAATCGCAGTGTGA
- the LOC106617183 gene encoding retinol dehydrogenase 12 — protein sequence MSDNEDEKLCFYGIWTRLLPILLIGLIVVLLLWLLRKCIQGPRYRKANRIDGKVVIVTGCNTGIGKATALELARRGARIYMACRDAVRCEAARLEIIERTGNQHVYNRTLDLASLASVRQFATRFLADEQRLDILVNNAGIMATPRKLTADGFEQQLGVNHLGHFLLTNLLLERLKATAPSRIVVVSSAMYIFGRIKRNDLNSERHYSSFFGAYAQSKLANVLFTCKLAELLQDTGVTVNCCHPGVVRTELVRHIKFPGFGLLHYLVQFLWKSPEDGAQTQLRLALDPALEQCSGDYYSDSMRWPLLPWSKNKDTADWLWTESEKLVGLSESAKHNEMEGVTVNGS from the coding sequence ATGTCAGATAACGAAGATGAGAAACTGTGTTTCTATGGCATTTGGACACGGCTACTGCCTATTCTTCTTATCGGCTTAatcgttgtgttgttgttatggctGCTACGCAAGTGCATACAGGGTCCGCGTTATCGCAAGGCGAACCGCATTGATGGTAAGGTGGTGATTGTGACCGGCTGCAACACTGGCATTGGCAAGGCAACCGCCTTGGAATTGGCGCGTCGGGGCGCACGTATTTATATGGCATGTCGCGATGCGGTGCGCTGTGAAGCTGCGCGTCTTGAGATCATAGAGCGCACTGGCAATCAGCATGTCTATAATCGTACTTTGGATCTCGCATCGCTGGCTTCTGTGCGTCAGTTTGCAACGCGTTTTCTAGCCGATGAGCAACGTTTGGATATTTTAGTGAATAATGCGGGTATCATGGCCACACCGCGCAAACTCACGGCTGATGGCTTCGAACAGCAGTTGGGCGTGAACCATCTGGGACACTTTTTGCTGACAAATCTACTGTTGGAGCGTCTTAAAGCAACAGCGCCAAGTCGTATTGTAGTCGTAAGCTCCGCTATGTACATTTTTGGCCGAATTAAACGCAATGATCTGAATAGCGAACGCCATTACTCGAGCTTCTTCGGTGCTTACGCGCAAAGCAAGTTGGCAAATGTGTTGTTTACCTGTAAATTGGCCGAACTTTTGCAAGACACTGGCGTTACAGTGAACTGCTGCCATCCCGGCGTAGTGCGCACGGAATTGGTGCGACATATAAAATTTCCAGGCTTCGGTTTGTTGCATTATCTCGTGCAGTTCTTGTGGAAGTCGCCGGAGGATGGTGCGCAAACACAACTTCGCCTGGCGCTTGATCCAGCCTTAGAGCAGTGCAGCGGCGATTACTACAGCGATTCAATGCGCTGGCCGCTCCTGCCGTGGAGCAAGAACAAGGACACAGCCGATTGGCTATGGACGGAGAGCGAGAAACTGGTGGGACTCAGTGAGAGCGCGAAGCACAACGAAATGGAAGGGGTGACAGTGAATGGCTCCTAG
- the LOC106617190 gene encoding zinc finger protein 425, translated as MNPKRAKFTTLTSTVKEEVVPVLIHDPNAPDGAQYAYATFTSAEESESAVDSLSGTHETIVSTQEVIIDEHGRAVTIQQLVDNHTVEEVETVEENDGTHTILHIVPSSPIPEETGTESGGDGDASLSPTDAMGSRSKTFYCPNCGNCYSAAGSLKLHMRACMKQREEVPPEQRKCEICNKVFNSVSYLKEHMMRHTGEGPRRCTRCYRKFIDEGKWKAHMESHKQQDKLDAEAQALAEQHGGKKIVVKEFTCSFCSQNFTVVFEEGQVKRRYACDECREKYSNAEQLKQHKQMLGEKRDFHCERCGRKFVFEGFLQRHLPTCDGTIKRRRDMK; from the coding sequence atgaaCCCAAAGCGAGCCAAATTCACAACACTGACCTCAACGGTTAAAGAGGAAGTGGTTCCGGTACTGATTCATGATCCCAATGCTCCAGATGGTGCGCAATATGCATATGCTACATTTACCTCGGCGGAAGAATCTGAATCTGCGGTTGATTCATTGTCTGGAACACATGAAACTATTGTGAGCACACAAGAAGTGATAATTGATGAACATGGACGTGCTGTGACCATTCAACAACTAGTAGACAATCATACTGTCGAAGAGGTGGAGACCGTGGAAGAAAACGATGGCACACATACCATTTTACATATTGTACCTTCATCGCCAATTCCCGAAGAGACGGGAACTGAAAGCGGTGGAGATGGTGACGCCAGCCTCAGCCCAACCGACGCGATGGGCTCCCGTTCTAAGACTTTTTATTGCCCCAATTGTGGCAATTGCTACAGTGCTGCAGGATCATTAAAACTACATATGCGCGCTTGCATGAAGCAGCGTGAAGAAGTTCCACCCGAACAGAGAAAATGCGAAATTTGCAATAAGGTATTCAATTCAGTATCGTATTTGAAGGAGCATATGATGCGGCACACAGGGGAAGGTCCAAGACGATGTACTCGctgttatagaaaatttattgacGAAGGTAAATGGAAGGCGCACATGGAGAGTCATAAACAACAAGATAAACTAGACGCGGAAGCTCAGGCCTTAGCTGAACAGCATGGAGGAAAAAAGATAGTGGTTAAAGAGTTCACATGTTCATTTTGTTCGCAAAATTTTACGGTGGTATTCGAAGAAGGCCAAGTGAAACGGCGTTATGCCTGTGATGAGTGCCGCGAGAAGTATTCTAACGCGGAACAATTAAAACAGCACAAACAAATGTTGGGAGAGAAGCGTGATTTCCATTGTGAACGATGTGGGCGAAAATTTGTGTTTGAGGGTTTCTTACAGAGACATCTGCCAACTTGTGATGGTACAATTAAACGGCGACGGGACATGAAGTAA